The following coding sequences lie in one Raphanus sativus cultivar WK10039 unplaced genomic scaffold, ASM80110v3 Scaffold0239, whole genome shotgun sequence genomic window:
- the LOC108812926 gene encoding LOW QUALITY PROTEIN: phosphoglucan, water dikinase, chloroplastic (The sequence of the model RefSeq protein was modified relative to this genomic sequence to represent the inferred CDS: inserted 1 base in 1 codon; deleted 3 bases in 2 codons), whose translation TPSLHSTVFHQSDPLRNSRRRLTCFASSSSSSSPTIEEQTRKNKDVSEGAKVKLKVRLNHQVAFGEHVAMFGSAEEIGSWKEKSPLDWTESGWVSELELTGGQEALEFKFVVVRHDGSLSWESGHNRVLRLPESGRAFSVVCHWDATGEALDVVVVPQEEEEVEVRKSTLGGEWRGKEASFMSSNEHGSREVGRSWDASGLEGPALKMVEGDRNSRNWWRKLEMVREVIVGXVEREERLKALVFSAVYLKWINTGQIPCFEDGGHHRPNRHAEISRLIFRELENICSKKDATPEEVLVARKIHPCLPSFKAEFTASVPLTRIRDIAHRNDIPHDLKQEIKHTIQNKLHRNAGPEDLIATEAMLERITETPGKYSGDFVEQFKIFHNELKDFFNAGSLTEQLDSMKISMDERGLSALNLFFECKERLDASGESTNVLELIKTMHSLASLRETIVKELNSGLRNDAPDTAIAMRQKWRLCEIGLEDYFFVLLSRFLNALETVGGAVQLAKDVDSKDVSSWNDPLDALVLGVHQVGLSGWKQEECLAIGNELLAWRERGLPEKEGEENGKTIWAMRLKATLDRARRLTSEYSDLLLQIFPPNVEILGRALGIPENSVKTYTEAEIRAGIIFQVSKLCTVLLKAVRNALGSEGWDVIVPGSTSGTLVQVDSIVPGSLPSTEGGPIILLVNKADGDEEVSAANGNIAGVMLLQELPHLSHLGVRARQEKIVFVTCDDDEKVAGIRRLVGKYVSLEASPSHVNLKPSTEEERSHTPKSNATTKKSVSVEDSKPVSSSSESLLYSSKDIPSGGIIELADSDASTSGSKAAACGLLASLAAASTRVHSEHGVPASFKVPTGVVIPFGSMELALKQSSSEEKFTSLLEKLETAAPEDGELDIICDQINEVMKSLQVPKETINTISKAFPKDARLIVRSSANVEDLAGMSAAGLYESIPNVSPSDPSVFSASVCRVWGSLYTRRAVLSRRAAGVSQREASMAVLVQEMLSPDLSFVLHTVSPSDPGSSNLVEAEIAPGLGETLASGTRGTPWRLASGKLDGIVKTLAFANFSEELLVSGKGSADGKYVRLTVDYSKKRLTVDSVFRQKLGQRLGSVGFFLERNFGCAQDVEGCLVGEDVYIVQSRPQPL comes from the exons ACTCCTTCACTTCACTCCACAGTATTCCACCAATCAGATCCACTCAGAAACTCTCGTCGTCGTCTCACCTGCTttgcttcttcctcctcctcctcctcaccCACCAT TGAGGAGCAAACCCGGAAGAACAAGGACGTGTCGGAAGGAGCGAAAGTGAAGCTGAAAGTGAGGCTCAACCACCAAGTCGCGTTCGGCGAGCACGTGGCGATGTTCGGATCAGCCGAAGAGATCGGCTCATGGAAGGAGAAGTCTCCTCTCGACTGGACCGAGAGCGGATGGGTAAGCGAGCTCGAGCTCACCGGA GGCCAGGAGGCTCTCGAGTTCAAGTTCGTCGTCGTGAGACACGACGGCTCGCTCTCTTGGGAGTCCGGTCACAATCGTGTCCTCAGGCTTCCCGAGTCAGGAAGAGCTTTCTCCGTCGTCTGCCACTGGGATGCTACTGGAGAGGCCCTTGATGTCGTCGTCGTCCCtcaggaggaggaagaagtgGAGGTTCGGAAGAGC ACGTTGGGTGGGGAGTGGCGAGGGAAAGAGGCTTCCTTTATGAGTTCTAATGAGCATGGAAGCAGAGAAGTTGGGAGGAGTTGGGATGCTAGTGGGCTTGAAGGCCCGGCTCTGAAGATGGTGGAAGGTGATCGCAACTCTAGGAACTGGTGGAGAAAG CTTGAAATGGTACGGGAGGTTATCGTTG GTGTTGAGAGGGAGGAAAGATTGAAGGCGCTTGTATTCTCAGCAGTTTACTTGAAG TGGATAAACACAGGTCAAATTCCATGTTTTGAAGATGGAGGGCATCACCGTCCCAACCGGCATGCTGAGATCTCCAGGCTTATATTCCGTGAGCTGGAGAACATTTGCAGCAAGAAAGATGCTACACCAGAG GAAGTGCTTGTTGCTAGGAAAATCCATCCGTGTTTGCCATCTTTCAAAGCAGAGTTTACTGCATCAGTCCCTCTAACTAGAATCAGAGACATCGCCCATCGCAATGACATTCCTCATGATCTCAAG CAAGAGATCAAGCACACCATACAAAACAAGCTTCACCGGAACGCGGGTCCAGAAGATCTAATTGCAACAGAAGCAATGCTTGAGAGAATCACTGAGACCCCAGGCAAATACAGTGGAGACTTTGTGGAGCAGTTCAAAATATTCCATAATGAGCTTAAGGATTTCTTTAATGCTGGAAG CCTCACTGAACAACTTGATTCTATGAAAATATCTATGGATGAGAGAGGTCTTTCTGCTCtcaatttgttttttgaatGTAAAGAG CGCCTTGACGCATCAGGAGAATCAACCAATGTTTTGGAGTTGattaaaactatgcattctctgGCTTCTCTAAGAGAAACGATTGTTAAGGAACTTAACAGCGGCTTGCGTAACGATGCTCCTGATACTGCCATTGCAATGCGCCAGAAG TGGCGCCTTTGTGAGATTGGTCTGGAGGACTACTTTTTTGTTCTACTAAGCAG ATTCCTCAACGCTCTTGAAACTGTGGGAGGAGCTGTTCAACTGGCGAAAGATGTGGATTCAAAAGATGTTTCCTCGTGGAATGATCCTCTAGATGCTTTGGTCTTGGGTGTTCACCAAGTAGGTCTATCTGGTTGGAAGCAAGAAGAATGTTTAGCCATTGGAAATGAACTACTAGCGTGGCGAGAGAGAGGCTTACCTGAGAAAGAAG GGGAAGAGAATGGAAAAACCATTTGGGCAATGAGGCTGAAAGCAACACTTGATCGAGCACGGAGATTAACATCAGAATATTCTGATTTACTTCTTCAAATATTCCCTCCTAATGTTGAG ATATTAGGAAGAGCTCTAGGCATTCCAGAGAACAGTGTCAAGACATATACAGAAGCTGAGATTCGTGCTGG TATAATTTTCCAGGTTTCAAAGCTCTGCACTGTTCTTCTAAAAGCTGTAAGAAATGCACTTGGTTCTGAGGGATGGGACGTCATTGTACCTGGATCCACTTCTGGGACATTAGTTCAG GTTGATAGCATTGTGCCAGGTTCGTTACCATCAACTGAAGGTGGTCCCATTATTCTATTGGTCAACAAAGCTGATGGCGATGAAGAG GTAAGTGCTGCTAATGGGAACATAGCTGGAGTCATGCTTCTCCAGGAACTGCCTCACTTGTCTCACCTTGGCGTTAGAGCCCGGCAG GAGAAAATAGTCTTTGTGACATGTGATGACGATGAAAAGGTGGCTGGTATACGGCGACTTGTGGGAAAATATGTGAG TTTGGAAGCATCTCCAAGCCATGTGAATCTGAAACCTTCAACTGAAGAAGAGAGGAGTCATACTCCCAAATCCAATGCTACTACCAAGAAAAGTGTATCTGTGGAAGATTCAAAGCCTGTATCCTCATCTTCTGAGAGCCTCCTTTACTCATCTAAG GATATACCTAGTGGAGGAATCATAGAACTTGCTGATTCAGATGCATCAACATCTGGTTCAAAAGCTGCTGCATGTGGTCTTCTTGCATCTCTAGCAGCAGCCTCTACTAGAG TGCATAGCGAACATGGAGTTCCAGCATCATTCAAGGTTCCAACCGGAGTTGTCATACCTTTTGGCTCCATGGAGTTAGCCTTAAAGCAAAGCAGTTCAGAAGAAAAGTTCACATCTCTGCTAGAAAAGTTAGAAACCGCCGCACCTGAAGACGGTGAGCTAGACATCATATGTGATCAGATCAACGAAGTGATGAAGTCACTGCAAGTTCCCAAAGAAACAATCAACACCATTAGCAAAGCCTTTCCCAAAGACGCTCGTCTCATCGTTCGTTCAAGCGCCAACGTTGAGGACTTAGCAGGAATGTCAGCAGCGGGACTGTACGAATCAATCCCCAACGTGAGTCCATCAGACCCTTCGGTCTTCTCTGCTTCCGTTTGCCGAGTTTGGGGTTCTCTCTACACGAGGAGAGCTGTTCTAAGCCGTAGAGCCGCTGGTGTCTCTCAGAGAGAAGCTTCGATGGCGGTTCTCGTTCAAGAAATGCTTTCTCCTGACTTATCTTTCGTCCTCCACACGGTGAGTCCTTCTGATCCAGGCAGTAGTAACCTCGTGGAAGCTGAGATTGCTCCTGGTTTGGGTGAGACTTTAGCTTCGGGGACGAGAGGAACACCGTGGAGACTCGCTTCGGGTAAGCTTGATGGGATTGTGAAGACGTTAGCGTTTGCTAACTTCAGTGAAGAGCTTCTTGTGTCAGGGAAAGGTTCTGCTGATGGCAAATACGTTCGGTTAACCGTTGACTATAGCAAGAAACGGTTAACGGTTGACTCGGTGTTTAGACAGAAACTTGGTCAGAGACTCGGTTCGGTTGGTTTCTTCTTGGAAAGGAACTTTGGTTGTGCACAAGACGTTGAAGGTTGTTTGGTTGGTGAAGATGTTTACATTGTTCAGTCAAGGCCACAACCTCtgtaa
- the LOC108807877 gene encoding two-component response regulator 24-like, with translation MILFLCYITTGLLLLIRDCNEFLSFCHKHIFLEVFFAMAGEVPNLAESKLTALVVDDNFVNQSIHHKLLDRLGIKNDVVCNGQEAVDVHCSGRNYDLILMDMDMPIMNGIQATKRLREMGIESKIAGVTTRAEEEEVKEFMEAGLNDFQEKPLTISKLVSILHNLDFYVQA, from the exons ATGATCCTGTTTTTGTGTTATATAACAACTGGTCTTCTCCTTTTAATTAGAGACTGCAACGAGTTTTTGAGTTTCTGTCACAAACATATTTTCTTAGAAGTTTTTTTTGCGATGGCTGGTGAAGTTCCAAATTTGGCAGAGTCGAAGTTAACAGCTTTGGTCGTCGATGACAACTTCGTAAACCAAAGCATACATCACAAACTGTTGGACCGTCTAGGGATTAAAAACGACGTGGTTTGTAATGGTCAAGAAGCTGTGGATGTTCATTGTTCCGGTAGAAACTATGATCTCATTCTCATGGACATGGACATGCCCATCATGAACGGTATTCAG gCGACAAAGAGACTAAGAGAGATGGGGATAGAGAGCAAGATAGCAGGAGTAACAACTAGAGCTGAGGAAGAAGAGGTGAAAGAATTTATGGAAGCTGGACTTAATGACTTTCAAGAGAAACCTCTCACCATCTCTAAACTTGTTTCTATTCTTCATAATCTTGATTTTTATGTCCAAGCCTAG
- the LOC108809354 gene encoding mavicyanin: protein MTARIVVVLACMVVMLRLSEAAVYKVGDSAGWTTIANVDYKLWASTKTFHIGDTVLFQYNPQFHNVMRVTHAMYRSCNNSKPISTFTTGNDSITLTNHGHHFFFCGVPGHCQAGQKLDLNVIHPTSSTPLSDPPISSDSSSPSSPPSTTTIPAAGVPGPSPSHAASIPHVAAAVVALLVSCLFENFAY from the exons ATGACGGCAAGGATAGTGGTAGTTTTGGCATGTATGGTGGTAATGCTACGGCTGAGCGAAGCAGCGGTGTATAAAGTCGGCGACTCAGCAGGCTGGACAACCATAGCTAACGTAGATTATAAGCTATGGGCTTCAACCAAAACTTTCCACATTGGCGATACTGTCT TGTTTCAATACAACCCACAATTCCACAACGTGATGAGAGTGACGCACGCAATGTACAGAAGCTGCAACAACTCAAAGCCAATCTCCACCTTCACCACAGGCAATGACTCAATCACACTCACCAACCACGGCCACCATTTCTTCTTCTGCGGCGTTCCTGGCCATTGTCAAGCCGGTCAGAAGCTCGACCTCAACGTCATTCACCCCACCTCCTCAACGCCACTATCTGATCCACCGATCTCCTCGGATTCCTCTTCCCCCTCTTCTCCTCCGTCGACTACTACGATTCCTGCAGCCGGAGTCCCTGGTCCATCTCCTAGCCACGCTGCTTCTATCCCACATGTGGCGGCAGCTGTTGTGGCTCTCCTTGTCTCTTGTCTCTTTGAAAATTTTGCTTATTAA
- the LOC108806404 gene encoding uncharacterized protein LOC108806404: MGSQQRSLAFISLAFLFINCSSAEFLIQQVTQGTGTENNSSYSLEANLGVTRVLRDERPSSKIVTIAGYSVIKGRGEPYESSVFEAAGYKWRLVLYVVGNANDGGAGYISLYARIEETESLPSGWEVNVDLKLFVHNPKLNKYLIVTDGAVKRYNAGKKEWGFGQLIALSTFENTNEGYIVQDTCSFGAEILIVKPALVQEKVTFISNPPDNVFTWKILHFSNLEDKFYYSADFLVGDRYWRLGFNPKGDGGGRPYALPIFLFAQGHGPNAVATNTWGAVNLRLKNQRSTNHRQIYSAAWYPIRSDYGVGVNNIILLADLNDASKGYLVNDAIIFEAEMVKVSVTNIVSV; this comes from the exons ATGGGTAGTCAACAAAGGAGTTTAGCTTTCATTTCTCTAGCTTTTCTCTTCATCAATTGCTCTTCTGCTGAGTTCCTGATTCAACAGGTCACGCAAGGGACAGGGACTGAGAACAACAGTTCTTACAGCCTCGAAGCAAATCTTG GAGTGACAAGAGTGTTGAGAGACGAGCGACCATCGAGTAAGATAGTGACAATAGCCGGCTACTCCGTGATTAAGGGAAGAGGCGAGCCCTACGAGTCCTCTGTTTTCGAAGCTGCTGGTTACAAATG gAGATTAGTTTTGTACGTGGTTGGTAATGCTAACGATGGTGGAGCTGGCTATATATCCCTTTACGCGAGAATCGAAGAGACTGAATCTCTTCCCAGTGGCTGGGAAGTCAATGTTGATCTCAAACTCTTTGTCCACAATCCAAAGCTGAACAAGTACTTGATCGTCACAG ATGGAGCGGTGAAGCGATACAACGCAGGGAAAAAAGAGTGGGGATTCGGACAATTGATTGCTCTTTCAACATTCGAGAACACCAACGAAGGATACATTGTGCAAGACACTTGTTCTTTTGGTGCAGAAATTCTCATCGTTAAACCGGCCCTGGTACAAGAGAAAGTCACATTCATATCAAACCCTCCAGACAATGTGTTTACTTGGAAGATACTTCATTTCTCCAACTTGGAAGATAAATTCTACTATTCTGCCGATTTTCTCGTTGGAGACAGATACTG GAGATTAGGGTTTAATCCGAAAGGAGACGGAGGAGGAAGACCATATGCACTTCCAATCTTCTTATTTGCTCAAGGCCATGGGCCAAACGCAGTCGCTACAAACACTTGGGGAGCGGTTAATCTGCGGTTAAAGAATCAGCGAAGCACCAACCATAGACAAATATATT cTGCAGCTTGGTACCCTATTCGAAGCGATTATGGTGTGGGAGTAAACAATATCATATTGTTAGCAGATTTAAACGATGCATCCAAAGGGTATTTGGTGAATGATGCTATTATCTTTGAAGCTGAAATGGTTAAGGTCTCTGTGACCAACATCGTCTCTGTTTAA